The Triticum aestivum cultivar Chinese Spring chromosome 7B, IWGSC CS RefSeq v2.1, whole genome shotgun sequence genome window below encodes:
- the LOC123160638 gene encoding NF-kappa-B-activating protein-like: MPRLETQTKPGVPSMAGCGAAASRGRRRHRSPSPPLQDHGVSNLSESEGSRTDSRHRRRRKGRGRNRSGKRSRCRRGRSRGSSSDSDVDSETSYESRKRSRRSSHNRSSGTKSKGSDFCGSGKHDRAAKGNVKAGDEKKDAIESKNMSASRKQQPAPDDDPAPLVGPLPLPHVDVHVKYGGALRPGEGDAMAQFVQQGKRIPRRGEVGLSAEEIQRFEEAGYVMSGSRHSRITAVRLRKENQVYSAEEKRALATFNYEQRAMRESKVRDDLRRLVDKTLGKLAETQHDPFAMPPSR; encoded by the coding sequence AtgccgcgcctggagacgcagacGAAGCCCGGCGTCCCTTCGATGGCTGGCTGCGGCGCGGCTGCCTCCCGCGGCCGACGCCGCCACCGATCTCCTAGTCCTCCTCTCCAGGATCATGGGGTATCAAATTTAAGCGAATCGGAAGGTTCCAGGACCGACAGCAGGCACCGACGCCGCCGTAAGGGACGTGGACGCAACAGAAGTGGCAAGAGAAGCCGCTGCCGTCGCGGTCGATCGCGTGGTAGCAGTAGCGATAGCGATGTTGACTCGGAGACCTCCTACGAGAGCAGGAAGAGATCAAGGAGAAGCAGCCACAATCGCTCGAGTGGGACGAAAAGCAAGGGATCTGATTTCTGCGGCTCCGGTAAACACGATCGCGCCGCCAAGGGCAATGTCAAGGCCGGCGATGAGAAGAAGGACGCGATCGAGTCTAAGAATATGTCCGCGTCGAGGAAGCAGCAGCCCGCTCCGGACGACGACCCGGCACCGCTAGTCGGGCCACTGCCGCTGCCCCACGTCGATGTCCATGTCAAGTACGGCGGCGCGCTCCGGCCGGGGGAGGGCGACGCCATGGCGCAGTTCGTGCAGCAGGGGAAGCGGATCCCGCGGCGCGGCGAGGTGGGCCTGTCCGCCGAGGAGATCCAGAGGTTCGAGGAGGCCGGGTACGTGATGAGCGGGAGCAGGCACTCGAGGATCACAGCCGTGCGCCTCCGAAAGGAGAACCAAGTGTACAGCGCCGAGGAGAAGCGCGCGCTCGCGACCTTCAACTACGAGCAGAGGGCGATGCGGGAGAGCAAGGTCAGGGACGACCTCAGGCGCCTCGTGGACAAGACGCTCGGCAAACTCGCCGAGACACAGCATGACCCGTTCGCCATGCCTCCTTCACGTTAG